In Carya illinoinensis cultivar Pawnee chromosome 7, C.illinoinensisPawnee_v1, whole genome shotgun sequence, the following are encoded in one genomic region:
- the LOC122315563 gene encoding BTB/POZ domain-containing protein At2g30600, with protein sequence MIEMKEKKFLTVAPFECAWRKDLKFREAGRGCVAFEAFAHNDVTLVFRENVGSQHYHYKRDNSPHYTIILGSHRNKRLKIEVDGKTVVDVAGVGLCCSSAFQSYWISIYDGLISIGKGRYPFQNLFFQWLDSNPNCSVRYIGLSSWDKHVGYRNVNVLPLTHNHISLWKHVDCGEVEGEEDGEEELKDEFMGYANWGLENFLESWELSDMVFVIGTEERHVPAHKAILVASGNWPLSSSEDVVRLHDVTYPVLHALLQYIYTGQTQIPESQLGPLRALGLHFEVIPLVKQCEETMERFKLNKKLFDSGKSVVLSYPSSQPHCCATFPSGLPVNVQKLKQLLLTGKYSDVKIDIEGHGFVAQPHKIVLSLWSFPFAKMFTNGMSETMSSEVSLRDVSPEAFKAMLEFMYGGELDMEAIMGSGALLLQLLLLSDQFGVGLLHQECCKMLLECLSEDSVCPILEVVTSIPSCKLLEETCQRKFAMHFDYCTTASIDFVLLDETILSNIIQHPDLTVTSEEKVLNAILMWGLKAKEFYGWEMVDELIITSAPKQLFGERLQSVQDLLPFVRFPLLPHALLKKLEKSSISRHIYNFDNLVKEAIYCVEYRLARPEDGQNVRFQHRRSSYKELQYICDGDSNGVLYFAGTSYGEHQWVNPVLSKRITVTASSPPTRYTDPKVLVSRTYQGTSFAGPRMEDGHKCAWWAVDIGEEHQLMCNYYTLRQDGSRAFMRSWNLQGSLDGKTWTNLRVHENDQTVCKAGQFASWPVVGPNALLPFRFLRVILTSPTTDVSNPWNFCICFLELYGYFH encoded by the exons ATGATCGAAATGAAAGAGAAGAAATTCCTCACTGTGGCACCCTTCGAATGTGCTTGGAGAAAGGATTTGAAGTTTCGGGAAGCCGGCCGGGGCTGTGTAGCTTTTGAAGCTTTTGCTCACAACGATGTTACCCTGGTGTTCCGGGAGAATGTGGGAAGCCAGCACTACCATTACAAAAGAGATAATAGTCCTCACTATACAATCATATTAGGTAGTCACAGGAATAAGAGGTTGAAAATTGAGGTAGATGGGAAAACTGTGGTTGATGTGGCGGGTGTTGGGCTTTGCTGTTCTTCGGCGTTTCAAAGCTATTGGATCAGTATCTATGATGGGTTGATTAGCATTGGCAAGGGAAGATACCCTTTTCAGAATCTTTTCTTTCAATGGTTAGATTCGAACCCGAATTGTAGTGTTCGGTATATTGGGCTTAGTAGCTGGGATAAACATGTTGGATACAGAAATGTGAATGTATTGCCGTTAACGCACAATCATATATCTTTGTGGAAGCATGTGGATTGTGGTGAAGTAGAAGGTGAGGAGGATGGGGAAGAAGAACTTAAAGATGAATTCATGGGGTATGCGAACTGGGGTCTTGAGAATTTTCTTGAGAGTTGGGAGTTATCGGATATGGTTTTCGTTATTGGTACCGAGGAAAGGCATGTACCTGCTCACAAGGCTATCTTGGTAGCATCTGGTAATTGGCCTTTGAGTTCGTCTGAAGATGTTGTCCGGCTGCATGATGTAACTTATCCAGTTCTCCATGCACTTCTTCAATATATCTACACAGGCCAGACCCAG ATTCCAGAGTCACAACTTGGTCCCCTGAGGGCTTTGGGCTTGCATTTTGAAGTGATACCATTAGTGAAACAGTGTGAAGAGACCATGGAAAGGtttaaactaaataaaaagTTGTTTGACTCAGGAAAGAGCGTGGTATTATCATATCCAAGCAGTCAGCCCCACTGTTGTGCAACCTTCCCCTCGGGACTTCCAGTAAATGTGCAAAAGCTCAAACAATTGCTCTTAACCGGAAAATATAGTGATGTGAAGATCGATATCGAGGGTCATGGTTTTGTTGCCCAGCCACATAAAATTGTTCTTAGTTTATGGAGTTTTCCATTTGCAAAG ATGTTCACTAATGGAATGAGTGAAACCATGTCCTCAGAGGTTTCGTTAAGGGATGTGTCACCAGAAGCATTCAAAGCTATGCTCGAGTTCATGTATGGTGGTGAACTTGATATGGAGGCAATAATGGGTTCTGGTGCCTTATTGCTCCAACTTCTACTTTTGTCCGATCAATTTGGAGTTGGTCTTCTCCATCAGGAATGCTGCAAAATGCTTTTAGAATGCCTTTCGGAG GACTCAGTATGTCCAATTCTCGAAGTGGTTACATCAATACCATCATGTAAACTTCTCGAAGAAACATGCCAGAGGAAATTTGCAATGCACTTTGATTACTGTACAACCGCAAGCATTGACTTTGTCTTACTAGATGAGACAATTTTGAGCAATATCATTCAG CATCCAGATTTGACAGTCACTTCTGAAGAAAAAGTTCTCAATGCAATCTTAATGTGGGGCTTGAAAGCAAAGGAATTTTATGGATGGGAGATGGTGGATGAGCTGATTATAACTTCAGCCCCTAAACAGCTTTTTGGGGAAAGGCTTCAGTCAGTTCAGGATCTGTTGCCATTTGTGCGATTTCCATTACTTCCACATGCTTTACTTAAGAAG TTGGAGAAGAGCAGCATTAGCAggcatatttataattttgataatctt GTGAAGGAGGCCATCTATTGTGTAGAATATAGATTGGCCAGGCCAGAAGATGGTCAAAA TGTGAGATTTCAACATCGGCGATCTAGTTATAAGGAGCTCCAATACATCTGTGATGGAGACAGCAATGGAGTTTTGTACTTTGCAGGCACATCATATGGGGAACATCAGTGGGTAAATCCCGTTCTGTCTAAG AGAATCACCGTCACAGCCAGCAGTCCCCCTACAAGATACACTGATCCCAAGGTTTTGGTCTCAAGAACTTATCAG GGAACGTCTTTTGCTGGGCCTCGCATGGAAGATGGACATAAATGTGCATGGTGGGCAGTGGACATTGGTGAAGAACATCAG CTCATGTGCAACTACTACACTTTGAGACAGGATGGGTCAAGGGCTTTTATGAGATCTTGGAATCTCCAG GGCTCTCTGGATGGGAAGACTTGGACAAACTTGAGAGTACATGAGAATGACCAAACAGTGTGCAAAGCTGGTCAGTTTGCATCGTGGCCTGTGGTTGGACCAAATGCTCTCCTACCCTTTAGATTCTTAAGG